A part of Larimichthys crocea isolate SSNF chromosome VII, L_crocea_2.0, whole genome shotgun sequence genomic DNA contains:
- the LOC104933770 gene encoding extracellular calcium-sensing receptor, which produces MHKPGDVVLGGLFEVHYTSVFPERTFTSEPQQPMCKGFDTLGFRHAMTMAFAIEEINKNSRLLPNLTLGYSLYDNCGALVVGFSGALSLASGQEEQFLLRQNCSGSPVLGIVGDHYSTFSIATANVLGLYKMPIVSYFATCSCLSDRQRFPSFFRTIPSDAFQVRAMIQILKYFGWTWVGLLVSDDDYGLHVAQSFQSDLAQSGEGCLAYLEVLPWDSDSSELRRIVHLIKSSTAHVVIVFAHEIHMIELMEEVVRQNVTGRQWIASEALTTATVLQTPSFMPYLSGTLGIAIRRGEIPGLREFLLQIRPDQKGSNYGNSMVRQFWEYTFQCKFDPEGSVEAGAAICTGREDIENVDTEFMDLANLRPEYNVYKAVYALAFALDDMLQCEPGRGPFSGHSCATLQRLEPWQLVHYLQKINFTTPFGDEVSFDENGDALPIYDIMNWLWLPDGRTKVQNVGEVKKSAFKGEVLTIDEDKIFWNFESNKPPQSVCSESCPPGTRMARKKGEPMCCFDCIPCSEGKISNKTDSMECTSCPEDFWSSPQRDRCVPKKTEFLSYHEPLGICLTTTSLLGTFICAVVLGIFTYYRRTPMVRANNSELSFLLLVSLKLCFLCSLLFIGRPRLWTCQLRHAAFGISFVLCVSCILVKTMVVLAVFKASKPGGGANLKWFGAMQQRGTVLALTCIQAAICTAWIVSASPEPHKNTQYHNDKIVYECAVGSTVGFAVLLGYIGLLAILSFLLAFLARNLPDNFNEAKFITFSMLIFCAVWVAFVPAYVNSPGKYADAVEVFAILASSFGLLVALFGPKCYIILLRPERNTKKAIMGRGITKS; this is translated from the exons ATGCACAAGCCTGGTGATGTAGTTCTCGGTGGGTTGTTTGAGGTCCACTACACCTCTGTCTTCCCTGAGCGGACATTTACCTCAGAACCGCAGCAACCCATGTGCAAAGG ttttgatACTCTAGGGTTCAGGCATGCCATGACCATGGCATTTGCTATTGAAGAGATCAACAAGAACTCCAGACTTTTACCTAACCTGACTCTGGGATATAGTCTTTATGATAACTGTGGAGCACTTGTTGTTGGATTCAGTGGTGCATTATCACTAGCAAGTGGCCAAGAGGAGCAGTTTCTGCTTCGGCAGAACTGTTCAGGGTCTCCAGTCTTGGGGATTGTGGGTGATcattattcaacattttctatTGCGACTGCTAATGTACTAGGTTTATACAAAATGCCCATT GTGAGTTATTTTGCCACATGTTCCTGCCTGAGTGATCGGCAACGTTTTCCATCCTTCTTCAGAACAATTCCAAGTGATGCATTTCAG GTGCGTGCTATGATTCAGATTCTAAAATACTTTGGCTGGACTTGGGTTGGCCTGCTGGTCAGTGATGATGATTATGGACTCCATGTTGCCCAGTCCTTCCAATCTGACCTGGCGCAGTCCGGTGAAGGATGTCTGGCCTACTTAGAGGTTTTGCCCTGGGACAGTGACTCAAGTGAACTAAGGAGGATTGTACATTTGATAAAGTCATCAACAGCTCATGTGGTCATTGTGTTTGCACACGAAATCCACATGATTGAACTAATGGAAGAG GTGGTAAGGCAGAATGTGACAGGACGGCAGTGGATTGCTAGTGAAGCCTTGACAACGGCTACTGTGCTACAGACACCCAGCTTCATGCCGTACCTGAGCGGTACACTGGGAATTGCTATCCGTCGAGGAGAAATACCAGGGCTTAGGGAATTCCTCTTACAAATACGTCCTGACCAAAAAGGCAGCAACTATGGAAATAGCATG GTGAGGCAGTTTTGGGAATACACGTTCCAATGTAAATTTGATCCAGAAGGTTCAGTTGAAGCTGGGGCAGCAATATGCACTGGACGGGAAGATATTGAAAATGTAGACACTGAGTTTATGGATCTTGCTAACCTCAGGCCTGAGTACAATGTTTACAAGGCTGTGTATGCTTTGGCATTTGCTCTTGATGACATGCTGCAGTGTGAGCCTGGAAGAGGGCCTTTCAGCGGGCACAGCTGTGCAACTTTGCAAAGACTGGAGCCATGGCAG CTCGTACATTATTTGCAAAAGATCAACTTCACCACACCATTTGGTGATGAAGTTTCATTTGATGAGAATGGTGATGCCTTACCAATCTATGATATTATGAACTGGCTGTGGCTCCCTGATGGAAGAACCAAAGTTCAAAATGTGGGTGAGGTTAAGAAGTCGGCCTTCAAAGGTGAAGTACTCACAATTGATGAAGACAAAATCTTCTGGAACTTTGAATCAAATAAG CCACCCCAGTCAGTGTGCAGTGAAAGCTGTCCTCCAGGTACCCGCATGGCCAGAAAGAAAGGGGAACCTATGTGCTGTTTTGACTGCATCCCTTGTTCTGAAGGAAAGATTAGCAATAAGACTG ACTCCATGGAGTGCACCAGTTGTCCAGAGGACTTCTGGTCCAGCCCCCAGCGTGACCGCTGTGTTCCAAAGAAAACAGAGTTCCTCTCCTATCATGAGCCTCTAGGTATCTGCTTGACAACCACCTCATTGCTGGGAACATTTATCTGCGCTGTTGTTCTTGGCATCTTCACCTACTATCGACGTACACCCATGGTACGAGCCAACAATTCAGAACTGAGTTTCCTGCTCTTGGTTTCACTTAAACTATGTTTCCTGTGTTCACTGCTGTTTATCGGCCGCCCAAGGCTGTGGACATGCCAGTTGAGACATGCAGCATTCGGGATCAGCTTTGTGCTTTGTGTCTCATGTATTCTGGTAAAAACCATGGTGGTTCTGGCTGTGTTCAAGGCCTCCAAGCCAGGAGGTGGAGCCAATCTCAAATGGTTTGGGGCTatgcagcagagaggaacaGTTTTAGCTCTTACCTGCATTCAGGCAGCTATCTGCACTGCCTGGATTGTATCTGCTTCACCAGAGCCTCATAAAAACACCCAATACCACAATGATAAGATAGTTTATGAATGTGCTGTAGGGTCCACAGTTGGTTTTGCTGTATTATTGGGGTATATTGGATTACTGGCTATCCTCAGCTTCCTATTAGCATTTCTGGCAAGGAATCTTCCAGACAACTTTAATGAGGCTAAATTCATTACTTTCAGTATGTTGATCTTCTGTGCTGTGTGGGTGGCCTTTGTCCCTGCTTATGTAAATTCTCCAGGGAAATATGCAGATGCAGTGGAGGTATTTGCCATCCTGGCCTCCAGTTTTGGCCTCTTGGTGGCACTGTTTGGACCTAAATGCTACATAATTTTGCTGAGACCAGAGAGGAACACAAAGAAAGCTATCATGGGTCGAGGCATCACAAAATCATGA